The following proteins are encoded in a genomic region of Pagrus major chromosome 16, Pma_NU_1.0:
- the rnf144aa gene encoding probable E3 ubiquitin-protein ligase RNF144A-A has protein sequence MTTARYRPTWELAVDPLVSCKLCLGEFPLEQMTTITQCQCVFCTLCLKQYVELLIKEGLETAISCPDSACPKRGHLQENEIECMVATEMMQRYKKLQFEREVLLDPCRTWCPSSTCQAVCQLKEADSPALPQLVQCAVCALEFCSACKANWHPGQACQENNLPITSFLPGENSSFYKNEEDDAPIKRCPKCKVYIERDEGCAQMMCKNCKHAFCWYCLESLDDDFLLIHYDKGPCRNKLGHSRASVIWHRTQVVGIFAGFGLLLLVASPFLLLATPIVLCCKCKCSKGDDDPLPT, from the exons ATGACCACGGCACGGTACCGTCCCACCTGGGAGCTGGCCGTGGACCCCCTGGTCTCATGTAAGCTGTGCCTTGGAGAGTTCCCTCTGGAGCAGATGACCACCATCACACAGTGCCAATGTGTCTTCTGTACACTG tgcCTGAAGCAGTATGTGGAACTCCTGATCAAAGAAGGCCTTGAAACTGCAATTAGCTGTCCAGACTCTGCCTGTCCCAAAAGAGGACACCTGCAGGAAAATGAG ATCGAGTGCATGGTGGCCACGGAGATGATGCAGAGATACAAGAAGCTTCAGTTTGAAAGGG AGGTGCTGCTGGACCCATGCCGGACGTGGTGCCCTTCCTCGACCTGCCAGGCCGTGTGCCAACTAAAGGAGGCAGATTCTCCAGCGCTGCCCCAGCTGGTCCAGTGCGCCGTCTGTGCCCTCGAGTTCTGCTCGGCCTGCAAGGCCAACTGGCACCCCGGGCAGGCCTGCCAGGAAAATAACCTGCCCATTACCTCCTTCCTACCAGGAGAAAACAG CTCCTTCTATAAGAACGAAGAGGATGACGCACCAATCAAGCGCTGTCCTAAATGTAAAGTTTACATCGAGAGGGACGAGGGCTGCGCACAGATGATGTGCAAGAACTGCAAACACGCCTTCTGCTGGTACTGTCTGGAGTCCCTGGAT gatgACTTTCTCCTGATCCACTATGACAAAGGACCCTGTCGAAACAAACTGGGCCACTCCAGGGCGTCTGTTATCTGGCACagaacacag GTGGTGGGGATCTTCGCCGGCTTCGGCCTGCTCCTGCTCGTTgcctcccccttcctcctcctggcCACTCCCATCGTCCTCTGCTGCAAGTGCAAGTGCAGCAAAGGCGACGACGACCCATTGCCAACCTAA